From Paenibacillus graminis, a single genomic window includes:
- a CDS encoding futalosine hydrolase: protein MDALNRQAAAADDTASGGAESSRVLIVTAVAAERDAVLRGLNGSSRFDVIAAGAGTAAAAAGTAAALAAGSYGCVISAGIGGGFPGRAPVGSLVVASEMTDAALGAETPEGFRSAAELGFGSVTVPAERGTVQALAAALAAAGLAVSTGPVLTVSTATGTAGTAAALAARHPEAAAEAMEGHGVAVAAQALGIAALELRAISNPVGPRDRAAWKINEALDALTAGAAILLEVL from the coding sequence ATGGATGCATTGAATAGACAAGCCGCTGCTGCCGATGACACAGCCTCCGGCGGCGCGGAATCCTCCCGTGTCCTCATCGTGACGGCGGTCGCAGCCGAGCGGGACGCGGTCCTGCGCGGCCTGAACGGCAGCAGCAGGTTCGATGTGATTGCAGCGGGCGCCGGCACCGCTGCGGCTGCGGCGGGAACCGCCGCCGCTCTGGCAGCCGGGAGCTACGGCTGCGTCATCAGCGCCGGGATCGGCGGCGGCTTCCCGGGCCGTGCGCCCGTAGGCTCGCTGGTCGTCGCCAGCGAGATGACTGACGCGGCCCTCGGCGCAGAGACGCCGGAGGGCTTCCGCAGCGCTGCCGAGCTCGGCTTCGGCAGCGTGACCGTGCCGGCGGAGCGCGGCACGGTGCAGGCCCTTGCGGCCGCGCTGGCAGCGGCCGGGCTTGCGGTAAGCACGGGACCCGTGCTTACCGTGTCGACGGCGACCGGCACCGCCGGGACGGCCGCCGCCCTGGCCGCCCGCCACCCGGAGGCGGCGGCGGAAGCGATGGAAGGCCACGGAGTTGCCGTGGCCGCCCAGGCGCTGGGAATCGCGGCGCTGGAGCTGCGCGCGATCTCGAACCCGGTCGGCCCGCGCGACCGGGCCGCGTGGAAGATCAATGAAGCCTTAGACGCCCTCACAGCGGGTGCGGCTATTCTATTGGAGGTACTGTAA
- a CDS encoding 1,4-dihydroxy-6-naphthoate synthase: protein MNIAFSPCPNDTFVFHAWAHGLVPGAPKLNVTFADIDITNGLAADGAGPEVLKISYAALPWVLEKYKLLPCGGALGRGCGPLVLTRKGAGAIKHPRELSGRRIAVPSERSTAYLLFRLWAAQQVPGGPAEIVVLPFDEIMPAVRDGQIDAGLVIHEARFTYPSYGLNLLTDLGSWWESDTGLPIPLGAIIARRDLDHQAITGWIRSSLQYAWDHPTDCRDYVLDHAQELSPEVAKSHIDLYVNKFTMNLGDDGYAAISALLNRAAAEGLVPAVDPVLLR, encoded by the coding sequence CTGAATATTGCCTTTTCTCCTTGTCCTAATGATACTTTCGTGTTCCATGCCTGGGCCCACGGCTTAGTTCCGGGCGCGCCCAAGCTGAATGTGACGTTTGCCGATATCGATATCACCAACGGCCTGGCTGCGGACGGTGCCGGACCCGAGGTGCTCAAAATCTCCTATGCCGCCCTTCCCTGGGTGCTTGAAAAGTACAAGCTGCTGCCCTGCGGCGGTGCGCTTGGCCGGGGCTGCGGCCCGCTGGTGCTGACCCGCAAGGGCGCGGGCGCCATCAAGCATCCGCGCGAGCTGTCGGGTCGAAGAATCGCCGTGCCGAGTGAGCGCTCGACCGCCTACCTGCTGTTCCGGCTATGGGCGGCACAGCAGGTGCCGGGCGGCCCGGCCGAGATCGTTGTCCTGCCCTTCGATGAGATTATGCCTGCGGTGCGGGACGGGCAGATCGATGCAGGGCTCGTCATCCATGAAGCCCGATTCACCTATCCGTCCTATGGCCTTAATCTCCTGACTGATCTCGGCAGCTGGTGGGAGAGCGACACCGGGCTGCCCATCCCGCTCGGTGCGATCATCGCCCGCCGCGATCTGGACCACCAGGCCATCACTGGCTGGATTCGCAGCTCGCTGCAATATGCCTGGGATCACCCGACAGATTGCAGAGACTATGTGCTGGACCATGCCCAGGAGCTGTCGCCGGAGGTAGCCAAGTCGCATATTGACCTGTATGTCAATAAGTTCACGATGAACCTGGGCGATGACGGCTATGCCGCTATCTCCGCCCTTCTGAACCGTGCCGCCGCCGAAGGGCTGGTTCCGGCCGTTGATCCGGTGCTGCTGCGGTAG
- a CDS encoding class I SAM-dependent methyltransferase: protein MIPAGNSKPNIERFLGFQDEYDRYRPEAPPIVIELLTRYLGRRPSLVADVGCGTGLSTFLWKDAADTVTGVEPNPDMLGKALEKLRLLKGSAQSLSFIQGFSNQLPFSPDSVDIITCSQSFHWMDPESTLQEFSRCLRQGGIFAAYDCDWPLVLQPDIEARYNHLIVASEAMLAELQPAAEQARKWDKEGHLSRMKACGVFTYAREIVFHNTENCDAQRYVGLMLSQGGIQTVLKLDPAALAQAIAGFTADVEQFFQGRTLPVLISYRMRVGVK from the coding sequence GTGATTCCTGCCGGCAACAGCAAGCCGAATATCGAACGTTTCCTGGGCTTCCAGGATGAGTACGACCGCTACCGGCCCGAAGCTCCGCCGATTGTCATTGAGCTGCTTACCCGATACCTGGGCCGCAGGCCTTCACTGGTAGCCGATGTGGGCTGCGGAACCGGGCTGTCCACCTTTCTCTGGAAGGATGCAGCAGATACCGTAACCGGAGTGGAGCCTAACCCTGATATGCTGGGCAAAGCGCTGGAAAAGCTGCGCCTATTGAAAGGTTCGGCGCAATCCCTGTCCTTTATTCAAGGCTTCTCCAACCAGCTTCCTTTCTCACCGGACAGCGTTGACATCATCACCTGCTCGCAATCGTTCCATTGGATGGACCCGGAGAGTACGCTCCAGGAATTCTCCCGTTGTCTCCGCCAGGGCGGAATATTCGCCGCCTACGATTGTGATTGGCCGCTGGTCCTGCAGCCGGATATTGAAGCCCGCTACAACCATCTGATCGTTGCTTCTGAAGCTATGCTAGCAGAGCTTCAGCCCGCTGCCGAGCAGGCCCGCAAATGGGATAAAGAAGGGCATTTGTCCCGGATGAAGGCCTGCGGCGTCTTCACCTATGCACGGGAAATTGTTTTTCATAATACGGAAAACTGTGATGCACAGCGTTATGTGGGCCTCATGCTCAGCCAAGGCGGAATCCAAACCGTCCTTAAGCTTGATCCAGCTGCCCTGGCACAAGCTATTGCCGGGTTCACGGCAGATGTGGAGCAGTTTTTTCAAGGGCGGACCTTGCCAGTGCTGATCAGCTACCGGATGCGGGTTGGCGTTAAATAG
- a CDS encoding MarR family transcriptional regulator yields MVFEEAHLQFINGHLADRPAGERRGRLERGHQHAEALFLRNVWWPLRGHFTALHPEYEVTDWRGKSYFADFAWLPGYVKLLIEIKGYASHVRDMDRQKYCSELNRETFLYAMGYHVISFAYDDVEQRPELCMTLLRMVLGRFQPSEAPVSRVLLLEQEIVRLAVQLARPIRPQDVKEHFNITYKTAIRILRSLTEKGWLLPSADTKQQRIARYELARGVLEYF; encoded by the coding sequence ATGGTATTTGAAGAAGCGCATTTGCAATTTATAAATGGTCATTTGGCGGACAGACCGGCAGGAGAGCGGCGGGGACGGCTGGAAAGAGGCCATCAGCACGCTGAAGCCTTATTTCTCCGTAATGTCTGGTGGCCCCTTCGGGGACACTTTACCGCACTTCATCCCGAATATGAGGTGACCGACTGGCGGGGGAAATCTTATTTTGCTGACTTCGCCTGGCTGCCCGGATATGTGAAGCTGCTCATCGAAATTAAGGGCTATGCCTCACATGTGCGTGATATGGACCGGCAAAAATACTGCAGCGAGCTGAACCGCGAAACGTTTCTGTACGCGATGGGCTATCATGTGATTTCTTTTGCCTACGATGATGTGGAGCAGCGTCCCGAGCTCTGCATGACCTTGCTGCGCATGGTTCTGGGCAGATTCCAACCGTCTGAGGCACCTGTGTCGCGCGTGCTGCTACTGGAGCAGGAGATAGTCCGGCTGGCCGTTCAACTGGCTCGTCCCATCCGCCCCCAGGATGTGAAGGAGCATTTCAATATCACCTACAAAACAGCGATTCGAATACTTCGCAGTCTGACCGAAAAAGGCTGGCTGCTTCCTTCCGCCGACACCAAACAGCAAAGAATTGCCCGTTACGAGCTGGCGCGCGGGGTTTTGGAGTACTTCTAA